DNA sequence from the Candidatus Neomarinimicrobiota bacterium genome:
CACGGCGGCACCCCAGTCAGGACCGAACCTTTTCCATCCTGGCCGCGCTCCACAACGGAGATGCGTGATAGTCTTGTCCATACGCTTGAACATGAGAAGTGGGGCGTCGGCAGTGAGGCTGTAAAAAGATTCGAAGAGGAATTTGCAAAGTTTCACGACGCCCGGTTTGCCCTTTCAACCAATTCGGGAACGGCCGCCCTCTGGATTGCTCTCAAGGCGGCAGGCGTGAAGGCCGGGGATGAAGTGATCATTCCCGCGTACACATTCATTGCCACCGCCTCAGCCGTCCTAATGGCGAATGCGATACCGGTATTTGTTGACATTGATGCCGAGACACTCAATATGGATCCCGATCTGATTGAAGGCGCCATCAGCGAAAAGACGCGCGTTATCATGCCGGTTCACATCGCTGGCAATCCCTGTCATCTGACACGTATAGGAGAAGTCGCTGCACGTCACAGAATTGCAATGATCGAAGACGCGGCCCAGGCCCATGGAGCCGAATGGAGCGGAAGGAAAATCGGCGCTCTTGGATCCGGTGGAATCTTCAGTTTTCAGTCGACAAAGAATATGTCGGCGGGAGAGGGCGGCATCATTGTCTCAGATGATGAGGCATTCATCGATACCTGTTTCTCCTATCAGAACGCCGGCCGTGTGCGGAGTGGAGCGTGGTACGAACATCGCTATCTCGGGGGAAACTTCAGATTGTCAGCTTTTCCCGCCGCGCTCCTGCTGGCCCAGTTTGAAATGCTGGAATCAGATATGAATGTGAGGGATGCCAACGCGGCAATGCTCGACGATGCTCTGGAGAAGATTCCCGGTTTGTCATGTCAGAGACGTTACTCTGAGACGACACGAGTATCCCATCACCTCTATATCGTGCTGTACGATAAGTCCGCATATGGGGACACATCGAGGGATGAGTTTATGAAAGCTGTTTCAGCGGAAGGGATTCCGGTCCATACCGGTTATAAGCCGATCTACCGCGAGAAACTCTTCGATCTCGATGAAGAGGAATTTCCCTGGCTGAAAGAGACTGATTTTTCAGCTACAACACTCCCGGTAACTGAACGGGTGAGCGATGAGGAGGCTATCTGGCTGAAGCAGAGTTGCCTGCTGGGGGGAAGCGAAGATACTCTTGATATCGTCCGTGCATTTGAGAAAGTAGCAGAAGTTTATTCCTCAGTATAGATAGTCTCAGCGAAAAGAGAGTGCTTTTTCCCACAGTGAGGAGCAGATGTCTCCGCCTATCTTGCGGGCGATGTGAACATGGATGAGTGCCCGGAACAGGAATCGAACCTGCACCTCCTTACAGAGACATGGTCCTGAACCATGCGCGTCTACCTATTCCGCCATCCGGGCAAAAAGCGGCACGAAATTATGTTCCGCACACACATTATTCAAGGATTAAGCTTGTAATCAGAAGGGCTCAAATCTAAATTCGCTGACCGTCTTGAATGTC
Encoded proteins:
- a CDS encoding DegT/DnrJ/EryC1/StrS family aminotransferase; the encoded protein is MAKANKLAIHGGTPVRTEPFPSWPRSTTEMRDSLVHTLEHEKWGVGSEAVKRFEEEFAKFHDARFALSTNSGTAALWIALKAAGVKAGDEVIIPAYTFIATASAVLMANAIPVFVDIDAETLNMDPDLIEGAISEKTRVIMPVHIAGNPCHLTRIGEVAARHRIAMIEDAAQAHGAEWSGRKIGALGSGGIFSFQSTKNMSAGEGGIIVSDDEAFIDTCFSYQNAGRVRSGAWYEHRYLGGNFRLSAFPAALLLAQFEMLESDMNVRDANAAMLDDALEKIPGLSCQRRYSETTRVSHHLYIVLYDKSAYGDTSRDEFMKAVSAEGIPVHTGYKPIYREKLFDLDEEEFPWLKETDFSATTLPVTERVSDEEAIWLKQSCLLGGSEDTLDIVRAFEKVAEVYSSV